The window GGTTAGGTGAAATTTGTAAAATTTCTCCCCAGAATTTAAATGCGTCCTGCTCTTTGCCAGATTTCATAGCATTTTTTGCAAGCATTGCTAACACTTCAATTTCTTTTAAGATTGTCTGTGTATTTTTCATTTGATTTCGCTTTTATAACTTGTGGTTTTTAGCAAATCATAGGTATTTAACTTGTATACGAAAAACGGCAAGCCTAAGCTTGCCGTTTTTTTCGTACGTCTTAACAAAATACTATTTTTAGAACTTAGCAGTTAAGTTGATGAACAACTTACGACCATAAGAATCATATACTTGTGGATAAGTATTGCCGTTAGCTGAACCAGCCGCTGCGGTTGCGTTCGTGGAAGCGATTGGAGGGTCTCTATCAAACAAGTTATTTATACCGCCGCTGATCGTAATTGTCTTACTGATTGGATATGCAGCATACAAATCAAAGTAATCACGTGAAGCTAAAGTTGCTTCGATTGGATTAACAGTGCCTGCTAACAAAGGACTAGGATTCAAGGCATCGTTATTCACACTACTAAAGTGACGCCATGTTCCAGAAACTTCCACTTTCCATGGAGTTGCCCAAGTTGCACGGAACTTATGACGCCATTCAGGATTCGGGGTACCGCAAGTAGCGCCGAAGTAGCCTTTGCAATCATATGCACCCAAACCAGGAATATTTTCAACACTCAACTTAGTCAAATAAGTACCGTTGAAGCCGAAATTGAGGCTACCCCATGTATTTAATTTATAGCTGTAGCTACCACCAACGTCAAATCCAGAGGTGTTCACCTTACCAATGTTTGTAGTGTTTGCTAGGACATAGCCGTCTGTGGATAACCAGAGACTGCCGAACTTGTCACGATGGATCAGGTTACAGAAAAGAGGATTACCTGTTTGCAAACATTGATTTAATGCAGTGGTTGGATCGACAGTACTGATAGTGTTGTCAATCTGAATGTTAAACATATCAACTGTGACACTCAGATTTTTAACTGGCTCGACTACAAACCCTAATGTGTAGGTTTTTGCTTTTTCCGGATTAACGTTTTGGTTACCACCTGTCAACGACTGATACTGATTAGCGGAGTTGTTAGTCACATTACCGTACTGTGCTCCGGTGACACCTGTGCGTGCACATTGTGCGGCACTGGCTGTAGGAGTTGCGCCACTGCATGGATCATTAGATGGGCCATTATTCCCAACCGATTGTGGATTGTACAAATCAAAAATAGTTGGTGCACGGACAGCTTGTTGATAGCTGCCACGCAGACGCAATTGTTTGACTGGTGACCATTCAATGCCTAAACCATAAGTATTTGTCGTCTTATTGGTGCTGTAGTCAGAGTAACGGTAACTTGCACTCAGATCCAAGGACTCAATCAGTGGACGCTTTTCTGCAATGGGGATATGCACCTCACCAAATGCTTCTTTGACAGTGTAGTTACCAGCAAGTGGAGGAGATGCGCCGCCACTGCCAGCTAAATCGCCTGTGGAGTTTTCCAGATCGGGTGTATAAACCAATTTTTCTGTACGCTGTTCGGTACCGAAAGACACGCCAACACCGTTTGCAGACCATGGTGACTTGATACCATAAGCGGCCAGATCAGAACCGATGTTCGCGCCCAACACTGATTGTTGCGTGTAACCTGTTTTTAAACCTGTGACCTGCAAATATTTCAATGCTGCAGGTGTTACGCCACCAAGTGTGAATAAGTTGTACGGTACGCAATTTGGGTCGGTTCCGTTAACTACTGAACGACAAACTGCCTGACCATTTACATTTACTACGTCCAGTGCTTTAGAAATCCTAGCCGTAGAGAAATAATTATTTTCTGACTCTTGGTGATTTACACGGGAAATTTGTGCAAACGCATCGTAGTGCCAGTTACCGATATCACCTTTGACGCCTAAGACGTTACGATATGACGTGTCTGAGATGCTACTAATACGAGGGCCACCTTCAACGTTGCGCTTGCCCACAAACACAGCAGCCGTATCACCAGCTTTTTTCAAACCCAGAGCAGCTTTCCATGAACTTGAGAGCAAAGGATTATCATATGACAAGGTTGCCTGCTGACCATAAAATACACCCCCGGGTGCAACTTGTGCATCTGTGTTGTAAGTATGGAAGTTGAATTCTTCGTACACACGTACTCGATCGTTTATATCAAAGTGTGCTTGCGCATTAAAACCATAAATTTCTGACGGACGTTGTAAGTAATTTAATGGTCCAAAATTATATGCATCCGATGATGATACGTATTTACGTGCTGTACCATTTGTATCTGCATTAGTGTACGAGCTACCACCCGATTGCAACGCAACACGACCACCTGCTGGAGTACCAGAGCCGCTGCAGCTAAACCCAGCAGCAGAAGAGCCTAATGCGCAAGAAGTAAAATCACGTTGCGATTGCAACAGGGCGTCTGTCTTTTTGTAAGTAAAGTATAAAGTTGCATTACCTTTACCATCGGCAAAATTACTACCCATCAAAATGCTTGCATCTTGAACTTTACCGTCATATCCAGCGCTTCCAGGGACTGGGAAGCCTCGCGCACTGACTACTGCACCGACATCGTTGTGCTGACTGTGATTATTACCACTGGAGTTGACTTGCATCTCAACACCATCATAATTATCTTTGAGTATGAAGTTGACCACACCTGCTACAGCACCTGCACCGTAAACTGCACCAGCACCACCAGTCAACACGTCAACGCGTTTGATCAAACCTGCTGGGACTTCGTTCAAATCGGCGGCTGAACTGCTGACGCTGCCGGAAGGTAAACGACGACCATTGACTAGCACCAAAGTACGATCGGCACCTAGACCGCGTAAGCTGACAGAAGATGTACCGGTAGCGCCGTTAGATATTGCACCACCTTGATCAGCAAATACTTGAGGCAGATTATTCAGTAGATCTTCGACACTTCTGGCGCCGTCAATTTTAATGTCTTTCGCGCTAAGTACAGTGACTGGGCTTGGCCCATCAACATTGATCGTTGGGATACGAGTACC of the Undibacterium sp. 5I1 genome contains:
- a CDS encoding TonB-dependent receptor domain-containing protein; the protein is MIKEKIISRSVRLMFTGGLILGAQFAGAQEVEKVQKVEVTGTRIPTINVDGPSPVTVLSAKDIKIDGARSVEDLLNNLPQVFADQGGAISNGATGTSSVSLRGLGADRTLVLVNGRRLPSGSVSSSAADLNEVPAGLIKRVDVLTGGAGAVYGAGAVAGVVNFILKDNYDGVEMQVNSSGNNHSQHNDVGAVVSARGFPVPGSAGYDGKVQDASILMGSNFADGKGNATLYFTYKKTDALLQSQRDFTSCALGSSAAGFSCSGSGTPAGGRVALQSGGSSYTNADTNGTARKYVSSSDAYNFGPLNYLQRPSEIYGFNAQAHFDINDRVRVYEEFNFHTYNTDAQVAPGGVFYGQQATLSYDNPLLSSSWKAALGLKKAGDTAAVFVGKRNVEGGPRISSISDTSYRNVLGVKGDIGNWHYDAFAQISRVNHQESENNYFSTARISKALDVVNVNGQAVCRSVVNGTDPNCVPYNLFTLGGVTPAALKYLQVTGLKTGYTQQSVLGANIGSDLAAYGIKSPWSANGVGVSFGTEQRTEKLVYTPDLENSTGDLAGSGGASPPLAGNYTVKEAFGEVHIPIAEKRPLIESLDLSASYRYSDYSTNKTTNTYGLGIEWSPVKQLRLRGSYQQAVRAPTIFDLYNPQSVGNNGPSNDPCSGATPTASAAQCARTGVTGAQYGNVTNNSANQYQSLTGGNQNVNPEKAKTYTLGFVVEPVKNLSVTVDMFNIQIDNTISTVDPTTALNQCLQTGNPLFCNLIHRDKFGSLWLSTDGYVLANTTNIGKVNTSGFDVGGSYSYKLNTWGSLNFGFNGTYLTKLSVENIPGLGAYDCKGYFGATCGTPNPEWRHKFRATWATPWKVEVSGTWRHFSSVNNDALNPSPLLAGTVNPIEATLASRDYFDLYAAYPISKTITISGGINNLFDRDPPIASTNATAAAGSANGNTYPQVYDSYGRKLFINLTAKF